attagaacaatttcttaacCTCTCGTTCAGCATGCAATCTGTAGCTGCGAACGGAAAAGTGACACTTGCGACTTTCAGGAGAGATCTCTTTCATTACTAAAGTAATGCATGGCTCGAAGCATCGAATTAAAAGCAGAAAGCGTAAATTTGAAAATCTGATGATtaggacattttttttttaaaccgtcTTAATCCAACTTGTGGTGTGATAATACCCTTCTCTTGCCATTTTAATAGTCCCATTAAAACATTTggtcattagtattgtgagcgctcatcaaataacctaatagtagctttcaaacgaatcgtaagtctttcgaaatcgacTCAGGCATCTCCGAAAAATTTTGACGCATCAATAAATATTGGGATTTGCCGGTTACGTCATATATTAGATTTCCTCTGCCTTATCCCTTCCGAACTTGATCAGTGACGAACCATGATGGATTTTTCCAGttccaatcaaataaatttgacaCCAACTTAAAGAAGCAAGTAAAGTCCGTTTATTCTATCGATCCATGAAACATTCAAACCGAGGCTGCGGGTTCAATGTAGGCATCAAAGGCCACACAGGTAACGGCCGAGTTATCCGCAGCGGTCAAACCGACTTCAACCTGTACGGTAACACCTTCTACCGGCAGTTCCATACCGGGATGATCCAGGGTATAGTCAAAGGATTGTCCAGCCGATACCGGGCAAGTTCCCGGAGCGGTACCGGCTTGGCACGCATCAACGAGTTCTTCCGGGATCGGGAATGGAACCTCCAGGCCCGCCAGACGGATGCTGATGTAAGCAGTCAAGGATTCCGTATCGACCGGGCTTACAATGTCCcatccgtgggcgatgattggGGCGTTGTTCTGAATATTACACGGACTTCCGGTGCAACCGTTGATGTCCACC
This genomic window from Malaya genurostris strain Urasoe2022 chromosome 1, Malgen_1.1, whole genome shotgun sequence contains:
- the LOC131426219 gene encoding NPC intracellular cholesterol transporter 2-like, yielding MYKILLIAALVPALVLAQTPVTQCPNGAPLPDRVDINGCTGSPCNIQNNAPIIAHGWDIVSPVDTESLTAYISIRLAGLEVPFPIPEELVDACQAGTAPGTCPVSAGQSFDYTLDHPGMELPVEGVTVQVEVGLTAADNSAVTCVAFDAYIEPAASV